A region of Sulfurimonas sp. DNA encodes the following proteins:
- a CDS encoding HAMP domain-containing sensor histidine kinase — protein sequence MLTKQSIRRNFLFQLIIASASLIFIFSSFLYYYIENSIYDEKHQELLQFAKNITNNQSLLHVDSESSDALLGIEIEIIQIKRLNIDIDLYESKKNGRTFLTLVYPFNFEELSYLKITKEITHTKKLLDKILRYIFIINIVGFILVILYAITLSKMLIVPIQTISARLSNMNEHLMKPIKVEELPEEFEPLGSTINHLIARIQNFVKYQKELFIGTAHELKTPLAVIKLKSQVTLLKKREPNEYIEALKTTIKTIDEMNIIVSNILNIGRQEGAQLEIPVEVDLINILRNKANDFKLLAEHEGKVLQIDFQPSTFMTTIQVSLLNQIVQNFLQNALKFTPKNKSIKLTSFKYGTGLLIEVIDEGCGIDDSVDLFAPFKRQGNKSGVGLGLFLAKSAADALGATIKIQNRIDGVNGTIASLEIKAKPSCKISK from the coding sequence ATGCTCACAAAACAAAGTATTAGAAGAAATTTTCTTTTTCAACTCATTATTGCTTCTGCTTCACTTATATTTATATTTTCATCCTTTTTGTACTACTACATAGAAAACTCTATTTATGATGAAAAACATCAAGAACTTTTACAATTTGCTAAAAACATAACAAATAACCAGTCACTACTTCATGTAGACTCTGAATCTTCAGATGCTTTACTTGGTATCGAAATAGAAATTATCCAAATAAAAAGGTTAAACATCGATATAGACTTATATGAAAGTAAAAAAAATGGGCGTACTTTTTTAACCCTCGTATATCCATTTAATTTTGAAGAATTAAGTTATCTAAAAATTACAAAAGAAATAACACATACAAAAAAACTTTTAGATAAAATATTACGCTACATTTTCATCATAAATATAGTTGGTTTTATACTTGTTATATTATACGCAATAACTCTATCAAAAATGTTAATTGTACCTATACAAACTATAAGTGCAAGACTTTCAAATATGAATGAGCATCTAATGAAACCTATAAAAGTTGAAGAGTTACCAGAAGAATTTGAACCACTTGGAAGTACAATCAATCATCTTATTGCAAGAATTCAAAATTTTGTAAAGTATCAAAAAGAACTTTTCATTGGTACTGCTCATGAATTAAAAACTCCACTTGCTGTTATAAAACTAAAAAGTCAAGTAACGCTACTTAAAAAAAGAGAACCTAATGAATACATAGAGGCTCTAAAAACTACTATAAAGACTATTGATGAAATGAATATAATTGTTTCAAATATTTTAAATATTGGTCGCCAAGAAGGTGCTCAACTTGAAATACCCGTAGAAGTCGACCTTATAAATATACTTAGAAACAAGGCAAATGACTTTAAACTTTTAGCAGAACATGAAGGAAAAGTTCTTCAAATAGATTTCCAACCATCAACTTTTATGACAACGATACAAGTTTCACTCTTAAATCAAATAGTTCAAAACTTTTTACAAAATGCTCTAAAATTTACTCCTAAAAATAAGTCAATAAAACTAACTAGTTTTAAATATGGTACTGGACTTCTTATAGAGGTTATTGATGAAGGATGCGGAATAGATGATAGTGTTGACCTTTTTGCACCATTTAAAAGACAGGGGAATAAATCTGGTGTTGGTTTAGGACTTTTTTTAGCTAAAAGTGCCGCGGATGCTTTAGGTGCAACTATTAAAATCCAAAATAGAATAGACGGAGTGAATGGAACAATTGCCTCACTTGAGATAAAAGCAAAGCCATCTTGTAAAATTTCTAAATAA
- the hsrA gene encoding homeostatic response regulator transcription factor HsrA, with the protein MRILIIEDEVTLNKMLAEGLKEFGYQSDVVETLKDGEYYLDIRNYDLVLMDWMLPDGNSVDIIGDIKTNTPKTVVVVLSARDDNESEIEALRSGADDYIRKPFDFDVLIARIEARLRFGGSNIIEIEDLVINPEEEKITYKEQDIELKGKPFEVLTHLARHRDQIVSKEQLLDAIWEEPELVTPNVIEVAINQIRQKMDKPLGITTIETVRRRGYRFCFPKEIS; encoded by the coding sequence ATGCGTATTCTTATAATAGAAGATGAAGTAACATTAAACAAAATGCTTGCTGAGGGACTAAAAGAATTTGGTTACCAAAGCGATGTAGTTGAAACTCTTAAAGATGGAGAGTACTACTTAGATATTCGTAACTATGATTTAGTTCTAATGGATTGGATGCTTCCAGATGGAAACTCTGTTGACATTATTGGTGATATAAAAACTAATACACCGAAAACTGTTGTAGTTGTACTCTCTGCTAGAGATGACAATGAAAGCGAAATAGAAGCTCTTAGAAGTGGTGCTGATGACTATATCAGAAAACCTTTTGACTTTGATGTTCTTATCGCTCGTATTGAAGCTCGTCTTCGTTTTGGCGGAAGTAACATAATTGAAATTGAAGATTTAGTTATCAATCCTGAAGAAGAAAAGATAACTTATAAAGAGCAAGACATAGAACTAAAAGGTAAGCCTTTTGAAGTTCTTACTCACTTAGCTCGTCACCGTGACCAAATTGTTTCTAAAGAACAACTTTTAGATGCTATTTGGGAAGAACCTGAGCTAGTTACACCAAATGTAATTGAGGTTGCTATTAATCAAATCAGACAAAAAATGGATAAACCATTAGGAATCACAACTATTGAAACTGTTCGTCGTCGTGGTTACCGTTTCTGCTTTCCAAAAGAGATTAGTTAA
- a CDS encoding dihydroneopterin aldolase, translating into MTISIEDLKFKCILGILDFERITPQDIIINLKIKYKSKKNFINYAKIVEITKDFMIKSEFLLIEDAIKELNLKLIKEFKPIKKLKIKIAKPSILPQCIVSVRNTYKYKS; encoded by the coding sequence ATGACTATATCTATAGAAGACTTAAAATTTAAATGCATTTTAGGAATTTTAGATTTTGAAAGAATAACTCCACAAGATATTATTATCAATCTAAAAATTAAGTATAAATCTAAAAAAAACTTCATTAATTATGCCAAAATTGTTGAAATAACTAAAGATTTTATGATAAAAAGTGAATTTTTACTAATAGAAGATGCTATAAAAGAGTTAAATTTAAAGTTAATTAAAGAATTTAAACCTATAAAAAAGCTAAAAATAAAGATAGCAAAACCATCGATTTTGCCCCAGTGTATAGTAAGTGTTAGAAATACCTACAAATATAAATCTTAA
- the plsY gene encoding glycerol-3-phosphate 1-O-acyltransferase PlsY: MDFLFNTNVQFFILAYLVGGIPFGLLLAKRFAGVDIKASGSGSIGATNVLRVIKDKDPVLAKKLGAITLALDAFKGIFVLLIATFIFNLSDSTLWGIATLAVIGHCFSPYLGFEGGKGIATGMGVMAFMLPIETAIALVVWVVLAKTIKISSISSLSGVLVLAISSFFIHPQMAHAPVIFICFILFYKHIPNIIRLFNGEEKKV; the protein is encoded by the coding sequence ATGGATTTTTTATTTAATACAAATGTACAGTTTTTTATACTCGCTTATTTAGTTGGTGGTATCCCTTTTGGTTTATTGTTAGCAAAAAGATTTGCTGGAGTTGATATAAAGGCAAGTGGAAGTGGAAGCATCGGTGCTACAAATGTTCTTCGAGTCATAAAAGACAAAGACCCTGTTTTAGCAAAAAAACTCGGTGCAATTACCTTAGCTTTGGATGCTTTTAAAGGTATCTTTGTTTTACTTATTGCTACTTTTATTTTTAATCTTAGTGACTCAACACTTTGGGGCATTGCAACTTTAGCAGTAATAGGTCACTGCTTTAGTCCATATCTTGGATTTGAAGGTGGTAAAGGCATTGCAACAGGAATGGGAGTTATGGCTTTTATGTTACCTATTGAAACTGCTATTGCTCTTGTTGTTTGGGTGGTTTTAGCTAAAACTATCAAGATATCTTCTATCTCTTCACTAAGTGGTGTTTTAGTTTTAGCAATTTCGAGCTTTTTTATTCATCCACAAATGGCTCATGCTCCAGTTATATTTATCTGCTTTATACTTTTTTATAAACATATTCCAAATATTATTCGTTTATTTAATGGTGAAGAAAAAAAAGTATGA
- the nadA gene encoding quinolinate synthase NadA gives MQFTNEELKEKINILKEKLSVTLVAHFYQRDEVFDVADITGDSLELAIRTRDDDAEFVVFSGVGFMGQSVKVLSPHKRVVMPKAACCAMAKMIDSIYYDESVKFMQDNGISKENILPITYINSNAEVKAQVGEMGGMVCTSSNAKIIITTALKEGKKILFVPDRCLGQNIANQMGLKSCVIGDGTNPSEVDIVCYNGFCSVHQLFTLEDITFYRKKYPGILIAVHPECDPSICDASDFVGSTSQLIKYITELPEEQKVAVGTEFNMVNRLRDKNTYVLSSTKPECPTMNETTLEDVYLTLKSIDDGEPLNEILVDAKTQKWAKIALERMLAL, from the coding sequence TTGCAGTTTACAAATGAAGAATTAAAAGAAAAAATTAATATATTAAAAGAAAAACTGAGCGTAACTTTAGTGGCTCATTTTTACCAAAGAGATGAAGTTTTTGATGTTGCGGACATAACTGGCGATTCGTTAGAATTAGCCATAAGAACTAGAGATGATGACGCAGAATTTGTTGTTTTTAGTGGTGTTGGTTTTATGGGACAAAGCGTAAAAGTTTTATCTCCACATAAAAGAGTTGTCATGCCAAAAGCGGCTTGTTGTGCAATGGCTAAAATGATAGATAGCATCTATTATGATGAGTCTGTTAAGTTTATGCAAGATAATGGAATAAGCAAAGAAAATATTTTACCTATTACATATATAAACTCGAATGCTGAAGTTAAAGCACAAGTTGGCGAGATGGGCGGTATGGTTTGTACAAGTTCAAATGCAAAAATCATCATTACAACGGCACTAAAAGAGGGCAAAAAAATTCTTTTTGTTCCAGATAGATGCTTAGGACAAAATATTGCAAATCAGATGGGACTAAAATCCTGTGTGATTGGAGATGGAACAAATCCAAGTGAAGTAGATATCGTTTGTTATAACGGTTTTTGCTCTGTTCATCAGCTCTTTACTTTAGAAGACATAACTTTTTATCGTAAAAAATATCCAGGAATTTTGATAGCAGTTCACCCTGAATGTGATCCTAGCATCTGTGATGCTTCTGATTTTGTTGGTTCAACTTCTCAGCTCATAAAATATATAACAGAACTTCCAGAAGAACAGAAAGTTGCTGTTGGAACAGAGTTTAATATGGTAAATCGTTTAAGAGATAAAAATACTTATGTACTTTCTTCTACAAAGCCAGAATGTCCAACTATGAATGAAACAACTTTAGAAGATGTTTATTTAACTCTAAAGTCTATCGATGACGGTGAGCCTTTAAATGAAATACTTGTAGATGCAAAAACTCAAAAATGGGCAAAAATAGCTTTAGAGAGAATGTTGGCATTATGA
- the nadC gene encoding carboxylating nicotinate-nucleotide diphosphorylase, translating to MIDAFVKASLEEDVGRGDLYALVEPSIDASAKIIAKSSGVIAGVKYIDALAKIESFEINWLKKDSDTFKNGDKIAILCGDSHTILRIERTLLNMLLHASSIATLTRRYVNVVKPYNVKLLDTRKTRPQLRVFEKYATKVGGATNHRMGLDDSLMIKDTHLKTIKDLTAYIEKARKQIPFTAKIEVEAENFEIAKDAMNSGADIVMCDNMTPELIKKVVEFRNKNYSHILLEASGNISLDTIEAYAKTGVDAISSGSLIHQANWIDLSMKID from the coding sequence ATGATAGATGCATTTGTTAAAGCTAGTTTGGAAGAAGATGTCGGTCGTGGAGATTTATATGCTTTAGTTGAACCAAGTATAGATGCTAGTGCAAAAATTATTGCAAAAAGTTCAGGTGTTATTGCTGGGGTAAAATATATAGATGCTTTAGCAAAGATAGAGTCTTTTGAAATTAATTGGTTAAAAAAAGATTCTGATACTTTTAAAAATGGCGATAAAATTGCAATCCTTTGTGGAGATTCACATACGATTTTACGGATAGAAAGAACACTCTTAAATATGCTTTTACATGCAAGTTCTATCGCGACACTTACTAGAAGATATGTTAATGTTGTAAAACCATATAATGTTAAACTCTTAGATACTAGAAAAACAAGACCACAACTTAGAGTTTTTGAAAAATATGCCACAAAAGTTGGTGGTGCGACAAACCATCGTATGGGTTTAGATGACTCATTGATGATTAAAGATACCCATTTAAAAACTATAAAAGATTTAACAGCTTATATAGAAAAAGCAAGAAAACAAATTCCTTTTACTGCAAAAATAGAAGTAGAAGCAGAGAATTTTGAAATAGCAAAGGATGCCATGAATAGTGGTGCAGATATAGTTATGTGTGATAATATGACACCAGAGTTGATAAAAAAAGTTGTTGAGTTTCGTAATAAAAATTATTCACATATCCTTTTAGAAGCAAGTGGTAATATTTCACTTGATACGATAGAAGCTTACGCGAAAACAGGCGTAGATGCTATAAGTAGTGGCTCACTAATCCATCAAGCAAATTGGATAGACTTATCAATGAAGATAGACTAG
- the flhB gene encoding flagellar biosynthesis protein FlhB: MADDQEKTEEPTSKKIEDARKEGNVPKSQDASGFITLFVAILAILMLFPYMANRTFLLFKYYFSLIGTPLDKVFMIDIAIITVTELLFIIMPLALAVAVAGIIAALAQFGFLFSPDAIQPKFSKLDPIKGMKNLLSVKKLIEGIKVTFKSFTTLGIGFIFFFLFIMELPTVALFSLGDQLEWLKDKAIILAFVMLFIILVFAIIDIIITRKQYFDGLKMSKQEVKDEMKNMDGDPLIKGKIRQKQMEISRQRMMADVPNADVIITNPTHYAVALKYEESKRAPTVVAKGMDNIAQQIKKIARENGVHIVQNPPLARSLYADVDIDKPIPEELFAAVAEVLAYVYKMNKK; encoded by the coding sequence ATGGCTGATGACCAAGAAAAAACGGAAGAACCCACTTCCAAAAAGATAGAAGATGCCAGAAAAGAAGGTAATGTTCCAAAATCACAAGATGCCTCTGGTTTTATCACTCTTTTTGTAGCAATTTTAGCAATTTTAATGCTTTTCCCATATATGGCTAATCGTACTTTTTTATTGTTTAAATATTACTTTTCACTAATAGGAACACCACTAGATAAAGTTTTTATGATTGATATCGCTATTATAACTGTTACTGAATTACTTTTTATTATTATGCCATTAGCACTTGCTGTTGCTGTTGCTGGTATAATAGCTGCACTTGCACAGTTTGGTTTTCTTTTTTCTCCAGATGCGATACAACCAAAATTTAGTAAATTAGATCCGATTAAAGGTATGAAAAACTTATTATCAGTAAAAAAATTAATAGAAGGAATAAAGGTAACTTTTAAGTCTTTTACTACTTTAGGTATAGGTTTTATCTTTTTCTTTTTATTTATTATGGAACTTCCTACTGTCGCTTTATTTAGTTTAGGCGACCAGCTAGAATGGTTAAAGGATAAGGCAATTATTTTAGCTTTTGTGATGCTTTTTATTATTCTTGTTTTTGCAATTATTGATATCATTATAACTAGAAAACAATACTTTGATGGGTTGAAAATGAGCAAACAAGAAGTAAAAGATGAAATGAAAAATATGGATGGAGATCCATTAATAAAAGGTAAAATTCGACAAAAACAGATGGAAATTTCAAGACAAAGAATGATGGCAGATGTTCCAAATGCTGATGTCATAATAACAAATCCAACTCACTATGCAGTGGCTTTAAAATACGAGGAGAGTAAACGGGCTCCAACTGTTGTAGCAAAAGGTATGGATAATATAGCACAACAGATAAAAAAAATTGCAAGAGAAAATGGTGTCCATATAGTTCAAAATCCTCCATTAGCTAGAAGTTTATATGCAGATGTAGATATTGATAAACCTATTCCTGAAGAACTATTCGCAGCAGTTGCTGAAGTATTGGCTTATGTTTATAAAATGAACAAGAAATAG
- a CDS encoding phosphoesterase gives MNSILKRIIESNHIVISSNIENIAGASALYTHIIRLHKKVSLVCKEKDCNREFNKKYAFLPWFDKIRQTIPTSADYIIELDNSCVSLYNFFQKSSMKINSKMATALYAGLLKESEGFSNNIVNGIIFAMAKELIECGAEYEKCNKFMLNTTTLSFLRLKSKMLNEMLLENEAKAAIFFIGSDTLKATGAKLKDCNEVLKESLKLPTVEIAALLDVENKNEVIKLICKET, from the coding sequence ATGAATAGTATTTTAAAAAGAATTATAGAATCAAATCATATAGTTATATCTTCAAATATAGAAAATATTGCAGGAGCTAGTGCTTTATATACTCATATAATTCGATTACATAAGAAAGTATCTTTAGTGTGCAAAGAAAAAGATTGCAATAGAGAATTTAACAAAAAGTACGCTTTTTTACCTTGGTTTGATAAGATTAGACAGACTATTCCGACATCTGCTGATTATATTATAGAACTAGATAATAGCTGTGTGTCTTTATATAATTTTTTTCAAAAAAGTAGTATGAAAATAAATTCTAAAATGGCAACAGCCCTCTATGCAGGGTTATTAAAAGAGAGCGAAGGTTTTTCAAATAACATAGTCAATGGTATAATTTTTGCTATGGCTAAAGAATTGATAGAGTGTGGTGCTGAGTATGAAAAATGTAATAAATTTATGTTAAACACAACTACATTATCTTTTCTTAGATTAAAATCAAAAATGTTAAATGAGATGCTTTTAGAAAATGAAGCTAAAGCAGCAATATTTTTTATTGGTAGTGATACTTTAAAAGCAACTGGAGCAAAACTTAAAGATTGTAATGAAGTTTTAAAAGAATCTTTAAAGTTACCAACAGTTGAAATAGCAGCTCTTTTAGATGTAGAAAATAAAAATGAAGTAATAAAATTAATTTGCAAGGAAACGTAA
- a CDS encoding M23 family metallopeptidase: MRRKKSQSSLFSISILVLMIVGVVYIYSSVMFEREIPKVSLNSNGYWNLKKPLDLDVNDISGIKSYSVILKSKSGENILYNEEFIKPKESLVLKIKPPRSAYAIKDKNIKIIIKVTDASKWNFLKGNTAVKVFDLIIDKRRPKLEIISHSYKIKKGGAALVIFKVNDDNLKEFYIKTNFGKKFKAQPFYKDDYYISLLAWPVTSKKFKATIIATDYANNNVKRYIPLFLKQKKYKVSKIKLSDSFLKGKIAELGEEFSETQGVENLLEQFKIINEEIRAKNEKLIHEVTSKVSDEMISDFKINKMYPLKNAAVVASFGDHRKYSYNGSYVSESYHLGLDMASNVQAKIKPQNGGKVVYSDYNGIYGNMPIIEHGLGLYTLYGHCSNVQITLGDEVIDKEHIANTGKSGYAMGDHLHFGVLIQGIEVRPAEWMDETWMQLNINDIIESAKNIIDSGEQ, from the coding sequence TTGAGAAGAAAAAAAAGTCAATCTTCACTATTTAGTATATCAATATTAGTATTGATGATTGTAGGTGTCGTATATATATACTCATCAGTAATGTTTGAAAGAGAAATTCCAAAAGTTAGTTTAAACTCTAATGGATACTGGAATCTAAAAAAACCTCTTGATCTTGATGTGAATGATATAAGTGGCATAAAATCATACAGTGTAATATTAAAAAGTAAAAGTGGTGAGAACATACTTTATAATGAAGAGTTTATAAAGCCAAAAGAATCTTTAGTTCTAAAAATAAAACCACCTAGAAGTGCGTATGCAATAAAAGATAAAAATATAAAAATTATCATAAAAGTAACAGATGCAAGTAAATGGAACTTTTTAAAAGGGAATACTGCAGTAAAGGTATTTGATCTAATTATTGATAAAAGAAGACCAAAATTAGAAATTATTTCTCATTCTTATAAGATTAAAAAAGGTGGAGCAGCACTTGTAATATTTAAAGTTAATGATGATAATTTAAAAGAATTTTACATTAAAACAAATTTTGGCAAAAAATTTAAGGCACAACCGTTTTACAAAGATGACTATTATATCTCCCTCTTAGCGTGGCCAGTTACTAGTAAAAAATTTAAAGCAACTATTATAGCAACAGATTATGCGAATAATAATGTGAAAAGGTACATACCACTTTTTTTAAAACAAAAAAAGTATAAAGTATCCAAAATTAAACTTAGTGATAGTTTTTTGAAAGGTAAAATTGCTGAACTAGGAGAAGAGTTTTCTGAAACTCAGGGAGTAGAAAATCTTTTAGAACAATTTAAAATTATAAATGAAGAAATTAGAGCTAAAAATGAAAAATTAATTCATGAAGTAACTTCTAAAGTTTCTGATGAAATGATAAGTGATTTTAAAATAAATAAGATGTATCCACTAAAAAATGCAGCAGTTGTTGCTTCATTTGGAGATCACAGAAAGTATTCTTATAATGGTTCTTATGTTAGTGAATCATATCATTTAGGTTTGGATATGGCAAGTAATGTTCAGGCAAAAATAAAACCTCAAAATGGTGGAAAAGTCGTGTATTCTGATTATAATGGCATCTATGGAAATATGCCTATAATAGAACATGGGTTAGGACTTTATACTTTATATGGGCACTGTTCAAATGTTCAGATTACACTAGGCGATGAAGTAATTGATAAAGAACATATAGCAAATACAGGTAAAAGTGGTTACGCTATGGGGGATCATTTACATTTTGGTGTTTTAATACAAGGTATTGAAGTTCGTCCAGCAGAGTGGATGGATGAAACATGGATGCAATTAAATATAAATGATATTATAGAAAGTGCAAAAAATATTATAGATTCAGGAGAACAATAA
- the lpxC gene encoding UDP-3-O-acyl-N-acetylglucosamine deacetylase has product MYQTTIQKAVELVGIGLHKGIPVRLRLEPLDSNSGIVFYRSDLDVAIPLIPQNVVDTKMATVIGKNGTVISTIEHLLSAVYAYGIDNLKVIVDADEVPVMDGSSISYCMLLDEAGIKELDKAKKIMRIKKEVIIQEGEKYVKLSPSPDLNYNFTIKFSHPVIKEQEYALQLTKENYKSEIARARTFGFLHEVQYLRSKGLALGGSLENAIVLDDKKILNPEGLRFSDEFVRHKILDAIGDMSLIGMNFVGNYEAMAGSHDLNHKLTLELLKSPENYEVVELVGEKTQELEKAYA; this is encoded by the coding sequence ATGTATCAAACAACTATACAAAAAGCTGTAGAATTAGTAGGTATAGGATTGCATAAGGGTATCCCAGTACGCTTAAGATTAGAGCCATTAGATTCAAATAGTGGTATAGTGTTTTATAGAAGTGATTTGGATGTTGCGATACCTCTAATACCTCAAAATGTAGTAGATACAAAGATGGCAACAGTTATTGGTAAAAATGGTACAGTAATATCTACTATTGAACATTTACTTTCTGCTGTTTATGCGTATGGTATAGATAATTTGAAGGTGATTGTTGATGCTGATGAAGTTCCTGTAATGGATGGAAGTAGTATAAGCTATTGTATGCTTTTGGATGAAGCTGGAATTAAAGAATTGGATAAAGCTAAAAAAATTATGCGAATTAAAAAAGAGGTTATAATTCAAGAAGGAGAAAAGTATGTAAAACTTTCTCCTTCTCCTGATTTGAACTATAATTTTACTATTAAATTTTCTCATCCAGTAATTAAGGAGCAAGAATATGCTTTACAACTTACAAAAGAGAACTATAAAAGTGAGATAGCAAGAGCTAGAACTTTTGGATTTTTGCATGAAGTTCAATACTTACGCTCAAAAGGTTTAGCACTTGGTGGCTCTTTAGAAAATGCAATAGTTCTTGATGATAAAAAAATTCTAAATCCTGAAGGATTGAGATTTTCTGATGAATTTGTAAGACATAAAATTTTAGATGCTATTGGTGATATGTCTTTAATAGGTATGAACTTTGTAGGAAATTATGAAGCAATGGCAGGTAGTCATGACTTAAACCATAAATTAACTCTTGAACTATTAAAAAGTCCTGAAAACTATGAAGTTGTTGAACTTGTGGGTGAAAAAACACAGGAGTTAGAAAAAGCTTATGCTTAA
- the thrB gene encoding homoserine kinase gives MTISVPATSANLGPGFDSLGLAVDMRNRVEFHTSKFFSVNIKGEGENNPRLKGNNLFVGIFNDHYARLTQKKQNFKFTFYNQIPISRGLGSSSAVIVSAIASAHEAAGIRVSKRRILNHALVYESHPDNITPAVMGGFNAATVEKNKVFSQRKHLPSYLKAIVTIPNKPINTSKARTLLPKSYSKENAIYNLSHTALTVGTFFNEDWEMLRLSAQDRFHQKARMKVLPELFSVQKIAYESGALMSTLSGSGSTFFSMAYDEDSAIIANKLKQKFPDFEVKILDFDNNGLIIER, from the coding sequence TTGACAATAAGTGTACCAGCAACAAGTGCAAATCTAGGACCAGGTTTCGACTCCTTAGGTTTAGCTGTAGATATGAGAAATAGAGTAGAATTTCATACATCGAAATTTTTTAGTGTAAATATTAAAGGAGAGGGTGAGAATAATCCTAGGCTTAAAGGTAATAATCTTTTTGTTGGTATCTTTAATGATCACTATGCAAGACTAACACAAAAAAAACAAAATTTTAAATTTACTTTTTACAACCAGATCCCAATTTCAAGAGGACTTGGAAGTTCATCTGCTGTAATTGTAAGTGCTATAGCAAGTGCTCATGAAGCAGCAGGAATAAGAGTTAGCAAGAGAAGAATACTTAATCATGCTTTAGTTTATGAATCCCATCCAGATAACATTACTCCAGCAGTTATGGGTGGTTTTAATGCTGCAACAGTTGAAAAAAATAAAGTATTTTCACAAAGAAAACATCTTCCATCATATTTAAAAGCAATTGTAACAATTCCAAATAAGCCTATAAATACATCAAAAGCAAGAACACTTTTGCCGAAGTCTTATTCTAAAGAAAATGCTATTTATAACCTTTCTCATACAGCTTTAACTGTTGGAACTTTTTTTAACGAAGATTGGGAGATGTTAAGACTATCTGCTCAAGATAGATTTCATCAAAAAGCAAGAATGAAAGTTTTACCAGAATTATTTTCAGTTCAAAAAATCGCATATGAAAGTGGAGCGTTAATGAGTACCCTTTCAGGAAGTGGGTCAACTTTTTTTTCAATGGCATATGATGAAGATTCAGCTATAATTGCAAACAAGTTAAAGCAAAAATTTCCAGATTTTGAAGTTAAAATTTTAGACTTTGATAATAATGGACTGATTATAGAGCGGTAA
- a CDS encoding DUF448 domain-containing protein has product MCISCRERDEQSKLLRLQCINGLLESFSGNGRSFYICKNCILIEKKVLKALMRQCKSGDRNKFTNKLKEIITDDRKS; this is encoded by the coding sequence ATGTGTATTTCTTGTAGAGAACGAGATGAGCAAAGTAAGTTATTAAGATTACAATGTATTAATGGCTTATTAGAATCTTTTTCAGGGAATGGAAGAAGTTTTTATATTTGCAAAAACTGCATTTTAATAGAAAAAAAAGTTTTAAAAGCACTTATGCGACAATGCAAAAGTGGAGATAGAAATAAATTCACGAACAAACTAAAGGAGATCATCACTGATGATAGAAAAAGTTAA